A genomic window from Vanessa tameamea isolate UH-Manoa-2023 chromosome 7, ilVanTame1 primary haplotype, whole genome shotgun sequence includes:
- the LOC113398319 gene encoding ubiquitin thioesterase Otu1, with product MASLAFKVKSKNGQNILKDLTSESTVGELKMFLSSLSEVSCERICVLCGYPPKPLDISNDNKTLSEIGLKTGETLIIEEKSAPSAPSVAKSDVTKPIENGISHETIGCRPGILMKKVVPSDNSCLFTSIGFVLNGNVDTSVHSLMRQIIAMEVASDQDTYSEAMLGKPNSEYCDWIQQPSSWGGAIEVAILSRFYGLEMAVVDTLNAIINRFGEDKNYGQRVFLLFDGVHYDPLYLEQSDGGIQTVFPAEDMDIYKEAEQLALEAKSSRQFTDLNKFTLKCMICNKLLTGQVEAQKHAKETMHTKFGEV from the exons atggcaTCGCTAgcatttaaagttaaaagtaaaaacggTCAGAATATATTGAAAGATTTGACCTCTGAAAGTACTGtgggtgaattaaaaatgtttctctCCAGTCTATCGGAGGTTAGCTGTGAGAGAATTTGCGTGTTGTGTGGTTATCCGCCCAAACCTTTAGATATTAGTAACGACAATAAGACATTGAGTGAGATCGGGCTAAAGACTGGTGAAACGTTGATTATCGAAGAGAAATCTGCCCCATCAGCGCCAAGTGTAGCGAAATCTGACGTCACTAAACCTATAGAGAATGGAATATCACACGAAACTATAGGATGCAGACCaggaattttaatgaaaaaagttgTTCCTTCTGataattcttgtttatttactaGCATAG GTTTTGTATTAAATGGCAATGTTGATACATCAGTGCATTCTCTGATGCGTCAGATAATAGCCATGGAGGTGGCTAGTGATCAAGATACATATAGTGAGGCAATGCTAGGCAAGCCGAATTCTGAATATTGTGATTGGATACAGCAGCCTAGCTCCTGGGGTGGAGCTATTGAG GTTGCAATCTTGAGTCGATTCTATGGTTTAGAAATGGCTGTGGTTGACACTCTTAATGCAATTATAAACAGATTTGGTGAAGACAAAAATTATGGACAACGAGTTTTTCTTCTCTTTGACGGTGTGCACTATGACCCACTTTATTTAGAACAATCGGAT GGTGGCATTCAAACAGTTTTTCCAGCAGAAGACATGGATATTTATAAGGAGGCTGAACAGCTAGCCCTCGAGGCAAAATCGTCACGACAGTTCACCGATTTGAACAAATTCACCTTAAAATGTATGATCTGCAACAAATTATTGACAGGTCAAGTAGAAGCACAGAAACATGCAAAAGAGACTATGCATACAAAATTTGGAGAAGTATAG